Proteins from a genomic interval of Candidatus Omnitrophota bacterium:
- the rpmB gene encoding 50S ribosomal protein L28, with translation MSRFCEICGKGPVAGRTIKRRGLAKKKGGVGLRITGISRRRFLPNLKMVRALVKGKIKRVKVCTKCLKAGKVKKAV, from the coding sequence ATGTCAAGATTTTGTGAAATATGCGGCAAAGGGCCTGTAGCCGGGCGCACGATAAAACGAAGAGGTCTAGCCAAAAAAAAGGGCGGCGTGGGCCTGCGTATCACTGGTATAAGCCGAAGACGTTTCCTGCCCAACCTTAAAATGGTCAGGGCATTAGTTAAAGGTAAAATAAAGAGAGTCAAGGTCTGCACCAAATGCTTGAAAGCCGGCAAGGTAAAAAAAGCCGTTTAA